CAAGGACAACAGCAATAgtcccgggcccccccccccagtggccCTTAGCCATAGACAGCGAGACGGCGGCCCACCCTCCCCGCTGGTGTGTCTCTGCTGCATCCAGGcctgcttcctgcctccctccaggtTCCTGCCGGCACGGTCTCCTCGGGAGGAAGCGCCGGCGTCTCAGaaactgagggggtgggggggggcagagtcCTTCAAAAATACCAAAAATGTTTACAGCGTCGGGTGCTGAGCTGCAGGGCTCAGGCCTGACCGGTCATTACCAAAGGGTGCGGCAGGCCTTGCCGGCTGCCACCCCACCTGGGCCTGTCAAAGTAGAAGCCttagtccccccgcccccgccccacccctggccgcctgcccgcctgccttcGCTCCCGCAGCGGGATTCAGCAGAGAacccccgccctgcccgcctgcccacccTGTCGGTCTCCGTGTCCACCCCTCCCGTCCGTCTGTCCCTCCCTCCGGGCTCTGTGTGAGGTGTCCCGTCCCTGCTGTCCCTGTCCTGTCGAGCCTGAGTGTGCTCTGTACACAGCGTCACCACCTGTCACACCAATTAAAGAAGCAGGAAGGCTTCCTTCTGCGTCTCTTTACTGCACCGGCGACCAAAgcagcgggtgggggtgggggtgggggcacgggCACGGCCTGCCCAGCTGTGCCTCTGGTAACTCCAGTGGACTCGGGAGGGCCTCACCCGGTGCTGGccccttccagccccttcctgggcGTGACCTTGGctcaccctcacccctgcccacTGACGTGCCCCCGGTCTCTGCTTTGCAGAGCACACAGCTAGAAAGCTGGGCCGGGCCCCCCTCCTGGGCCCCCTGGCCCTGCACCAGGGCCCTTGGCCGCTGTCACCTGCGGGCGGGCCCCGGTGAGGGCAGCGGTCTCCCTCGCACCCGGGGGAGCTGGGTAGGAGAGCTGAGTGGGGTGATTCCAGGCAGGCCGACCCGAGGATGAGCGCATGAGCACCAGGGCCCACCCCAGTTTCCCCAGAAACCCCGGCAGCCCTTGTGTGTCCCCCGGAGGTCCGGCAGCACCCTCCCCACCTCGGCACAAAAAGCAACAGAACAGAAGTCTCCGAACAGGGAACGTTTAATGTCTGGGAAGCTGTGCGCATCCAGAAGGCTGACTAGGACAGCCGCCCTGGTCCCCCCGCACCTGAGAGAAGGCAGCCAGAGGCCGGTCCGCCGGAGACAGCCGCACCCATCTGGCCTCCTGCCGCCTCCCTGCTGGGCCACCACCAGTGCCCGCAGACCTCGGTGGGGCCTCAGGGCAGCAGCCCCGCGCGCATCTGGAAGGCCAGGCCGTCCCCTCGGGTGGCTTGCTGGGAAGAGAGCACACAGGAGGGGCCTGTCACagacagagctgggggtgggcccTGGGCAAGGGGGCGACACCTACCTTGTTGATCTCCCTGTGTCGCTCCTTAGTTACAATTTCTTCCAAGACCTCACCGTCTCCCTTGAtgagcctggggaggaggggcgcgGGCTGAGCCTCTAGCACCAGAGCGACAGAGCCACGGCCACCCGCCCGGCAGAGGGACGCCCGGCCtcggccccacccctccctctctcccacccttcggTCAGGGGTGAAGGTTCCCGGGTAGGGGCTCTGCCACCAGATCAGCCCACGGTGGCTCTGTGACGACCCCCTGAAGGCCCTTCCAGCCCCTGCACCGGCTTCCTTCAGGCAACGGGGAGGAGAGGCCCCGGAgttctcctctcccagcccttggccttttcagcagccacagcccctccccccaacagtGCCACCAGGGGCAGGGCCCCACCAAGCACTTCGCACCTGGTGCGCCCAGTCTCGGGGTCCACCACCTTGCGGATGACGCTCTGCCGTGCATCCCACTCCTCCTTGGTCATGGGCTTCATGGCCTGGATGCGCGATTTCTGCTCGTCCGTCAGCACTGCAAGGAGAGGTGGCAGGGAGGTGGCGGTTGGATGGCCGGGGGCGGGCCCACTCTGTCCTGCACCCCAGCAGCTCGGTACCTGGgccgtcctcctcctccccggcgGATCGGTGCCACTGGTCCAGCGAGGGGCCTGGCAGAGCCTCGGGCTGCTGCACCTTTGCTTTCTCCTTGCCTTTCTTCTTcagcttcttcttccttttcttcttcttcctcttcttgtccTTGTGCTTCCCCTTCCTCCGCCCATcgctggaggaagaggaggaggacgaggaggaagaggagctggaagagctggaggaagaggaggaggagctggaccgTGCCCGCCTCCGCGCCTTGTGTTTGCTTCTCTCTGTGACGCAGGGAGAAGGCAAGGCTGGAAGGCCGGGAGGGAAACCTTTGTCCCCTTGCTCTGGCCCGGGCAGGCTCAAGCCTAGCGGAGGGATGAGGCCTCCTGGGAGGGATCAGCACGCCCTGGAGAGGCACCTTCTGGGCTCCGCACAGTCGCtggccaggggcagggtggcCAAACCCGGCGGCTCAGGCGCAGCTGCACAAAAAGCATGATTAGGCGCTCCCGATAAGAAACCCATGCTGAGTAGGCACCCCAGCCCCTGGATCCTGGGTGTCTCAACCCAGACATCTACGTTGTACTCTCTGCACCCCTCTGACTACTGCTCACTGCGATTTCCCCACAACTGTTCCCAGGAAGCCCGCCCAGCTGCCTGCAGCTTCCCCACCAAGTCCCGGCGCTCCGTTCCCATTCCTCCTGGTCCTCACCCTCTGCCCCAGAGGAGGTGGTGCTGGCCTTGCGGCCTTGCGATCTAGAAGCCGAACAGCTCTTCCGGGCGTCCTTActgctctttttccttctcttttcggACCCTCGCCCCCGGGACCGGCTGCGGCTCCTCGAGCGCTTGCGAGAGCCAGAGTGAGCCATAGCGCCGCGGACTGGAGACGGGGAGACGCGCTGAAACTCAAGTTCTCAGGGCAGGCCCGAGGGCTGGGCTGCAAAGTCCTCGGGGGCCCACTACCCCATTCCCTACCCCGGAGCAGGATATGAGAAACTCCGCGACAATATCACGACTCGCAATCACCCCCAACCCTGGGAACTGCAGAGCCTCCGCTGCGGCCCCTTTAAGGACCCGCCCCCGCCGGGACGCTCACGCCTGCGCAAGTGGCTCTGGGGCCCTTAGGAGCCGCCGGGACCCTCACCCGCGAGGTGGGTCCTGAATCCCTTTTCACGCGCTCCTACCCTCCACCCCCACGCCCTCGGTCTTAAAGAAGGTCCCCGAGCTGTTCTGTTCCCTCCTAAACTGCCCCCTGTCCCGCTCCACACCACGCCTTCGCGTGAGGAAGCGGCTGCAAGGCGACTTCCGGCCCGGGGCGGTGCTCCGGAAGGCCCTCCGGCTGCGAAGCGGAGCGCTGCTGCCTTTGGTTCTGACGTCCCACGTTCCGTCTCTGGGGCGGCTCGGGAAACGGAGCCAGGCGCACCCACTTCCGTTTAGGAGGCGCGCTCTGGAGATCCAGGTTCCACCTCTACGCAGGTGGAGGTCGTGCTGGCGTCCGCGGCTCCCGGCCCAGAGTCGTGCCTGGCTCCAGACCCCGAGCTCGCAGGCCCTTTGCTGCAGCTGTGCCCTCCTCCAAGACTGTCCTTCCAGCGCGCCCGCAGCACCCCGTCTCCCTCACGTCCCAGCGGAGGCGACCCTACTGCGCGCCGCTCCCCAGCCTGGGTTGTCTGCAGACCTTGTCCACTCCATTTGGCCGTGAGCTCCCGGGCTGAGAAGCCCTGGTCTTTCCAACGTCCGCAATCAGTAGTACGGACACCACCGACTCAAATGCCCATAAGGGGCACTGAGATCGTGGCAGCGAACGAGGGACTCCCGGGACGGGGTGCACCGCAGGTCCGCTTAGAATGGGCGCCTGAGACTCCGCTCCAGCCGGTGTCTGCGGTGTGGGGATGGTGCCTGGAGTCTCCGGGTGTCCCCACAGAAGCCGGAACTCGTGGTTTCAACATGGAAATCCCTGGTTTTCAAACGTGCCACCCAGTGTGCACAGCTGCACTCCTCGCCCAAACCAGGGCCACGGAGTTGCAGACTCTTCAATAACAATGACTGCAGCAAACGCAGGCAGATGTGGTAAAGCGCTTTATAGATTCTGTACCTCACCTGGCTCTCACAGCAGCTGTGGGACACAGGCACTCTcctggtggggaaactgaggcacggaggtCAAGTGGTTTGCCCATGGTCACGGAGCTGGCAGTGGCAGAACCAGAATCTGAACCCGGCggtctggccccagggcccctaCTCTTAACCCCTCCACAGTAGCCCCCAACGCCACCTGCATCCCCCTTACAGGCGGGGACACTCACCCCCCCAGTCGTGGTGTCTGATGCCGACAGCTCACACCTGTACATTTCTCTGGAAGATTCCCTTGGCCACTGGGAGCCACTTGTCCTGGAGGTGGATGTCTGggaagtttctctctccccccaccccacccctacacaCGTACATGACCTCTCCGGACACAGCCTGCTGTCAGACTGATGCGGGGGCAAACGGGTGGACTCAGGCTCCAGAGCCGCCACGGGCCCAGCCTAAGTTTCGACGCCACCTGAACCCACGTCCTGGGCCAGCTCCTTCCTGCCGTGTCCTGCGTCCCAGACGCCCTTCCCTTGACAGTGCTCCCTTGATGACCAGGAATCCCcttctcaggctctgcttctaaCGAACCCGGCCTAAGCCAGCCGCCTGCTGAAAGAGGGACCTGCCTGTCCTCTGGAACCAAGACGCGCTGAGGGGTGCAGGAGTTTATTTCTGCCCTGCCTGACACGAGGTGGCAGAGCCCTCTGCCATctcgctgcccccaccccccgcaggtCCCGACCAGGCTCAAGTCAGTGCGCACACGTCCACGGTGGCGGGCTCCTCTCGGGTGAAGCCGTCGCCGAAGCCCTCGTCGTCCACCAGGTCGGGCTTGCGGCAGCACATGGGGCAGAGGCGGTTGCGCACGGCGGAGGCCCGGAGCCAGACGACGAGGTTCCATCGCTCGCCGGTGCCCAGGGGCCGGGCCCCGTGCAGCTGGCCGCCCCGGTGCAGGACGCCCCGGCCCACAGCGTGCTCCACCTCCAGGGGCTTGACCAGAGCTGGAGGCCCCTGCGGACAACTAGACTCAGGCCTGGGCACTGCTGGCTACCCCAGGCCCTGCCCGGTGGGCCACACACACTAACCTGGAAGAAGCCCCCGAAGTATAGGGCGCCCCCGGTGAAGGCCTTGCCCAGGGCCACGTTGATGGTCAGCTCGGCATTGTCGTAGTGGCAGCCCAGCTCTCGGTCCTGGCCCGGTGCGTACTTGACCACGAAGGCCCTGTGGCTGTCCAGCCAGGCCCCCCCACAGTCAGGGTACAGCAGGGCCATCAGCGGCCGCAGGAAGCGCTCCCGCAGCGGCGTCACCAGTGGCTCATCCAGGCCCAGCTCATGTAGCAGCACCTGGGAGGAGGGTCCTGGGGTCAGTAGCGAAGCTGGGGGGGCCTCACCCTGGGTCCCTGGGATGTCCCTCGACTTGTTTAACTTCATGATCCTTCCAAGATTCATCTTACAGATAAatcgaggcacagagagggccaCACCGCTGGGCCGCAGCACTGCGGGGGAGTCCCCCACAGCCAGGAGTCCCTGCCGCCTcagcccccagggcagagccTCACCCACCCCGTAGTTGTTCATGGTGTTGGGCCGCCCCTTGGGCAGGTCCGACTGCTCGAAGtgctccagctcctccagcagggcctggcagaaCGGCGCCGTGAACACCGGCAGCCGGTAGATCCGCTTCTCCTCTGCAGGGACAAGGACAGTTCGTCGCCTGGGAGCTCGGTGCGGGTTTCAGCCTGCGTGAGCGGTGTGAGCCCGGGcaggcccttccccttccccagtccCACTTTCCTCTGCTGGACAATGCGGAGAACTCAGGcacccccctcccagggctgtcACAGCAGTTCAGTGAtgcaccgtgtgtgtgtgtgtgtgtgtgtgtgtgtgtgcgcgcgtgcagCAGGGGACGTGTATTCTCCAGCCGCCCTTGTCCCAGGAGCCTCTCATCCTGCCTCCACGGTGACCACTAGGGTTCGGGCTCAGATGTGAGTCCGAtgaggccctgaggtgggaagggGTCGCAGCCCAAGGACGCCCGGTGGGCCAGCTGCAGAGCCGTGCCTGGACCATGGAGCCGGCCTCAGGGTCTCtctgcacccctctccccagcGAGCCATCAGAGTCTGCACCCCAACTCAGGTGTTTCCTGGGGCCTCTTCCCCCAGGGAAGGCTGAGAGGGGCCATTCTTTCTTGccaggctctgggggtggggggagcctgaCTCAGCATGGAAATGGGAACTTTTCTTGGCAGCCACAGCAATGCCCCAGGGGGCCAGGGTGACTCAGCCAGCTCCCAAGCACCTGGCCCCATTCAGACCGCCTCCTTGCAAGCTCAGCCGGTCAGGAGTAGATGGCAATGAGAGCCCCTcctaccccaccctgccccttgggGCACTTCATTCCACATTCCATCCACCTGGTCCTCAACAGGGCGCAGGCTCCCAGAGTGGAGTGGCCTTTCCATCTGTCCCCACAGTGTCCCCCGGGCCCAGGACAGCAGGAATCATAAGCTGAGGAGACACTTTCTGTGCAGTTACTTAGCTCCAAGCCCTCCATGTGCATCGCCTCTCACTTGGGCATCACGACACCTTTTAAGGTGGGTGTACTATCAGTTCCGTTCCCCAaacggggaaaccgaggcagacAGAGTAAGGAACTTGCAAGGCTCCCCCACCCGGGGACTTGTGCTGGGTCTAGGCAGTGGGAGATGACCCGGGCAGTACAGCGGAGACACTGGCGTTTGGCATGGCCGGGAGCCCCGGCTCAGGGCCACAGCGGCTCTCTggcagcccctcccacagctccACGTCCCGGCAGCTTCAAGAAACCTCACTCTTGCCCACTGCTCAGGCCTAGGGACGGATTTGCTCCCCTCCGGTGCTGGCCCCGCTGGGGTGCTtcaccccagcccacacctgtccCAGGTGTCCTTCTGTCAAGGCCTTGGGTCCGGCCCCGCTGGCTCACGCCTGACACGGGCACTGAATAACTGTGTCTcgggtgagtgggtgagtgagtgagtgagtggatcCAGCTGCCCCGCCCCGGTGCCTTCCTGCTCCTGCTGGCTGGGGTTTTGGAGTCTCCCACCCCCGGGTCCTGCCAGGTCCCGGGCCAAGAGCTCACCGGAGACGGTCTCCAGCCGCTGCAGCAGCCCCTCGAGGTTTGCTCCCGGCAGTGTGCTGTACTCGGCCGCGGCCAGAAACTCGGGAGCCAGCGCCGCATCCTGGGGGCAAACCACACACCCACTGTGGGGcgggcagccccccgccccagccagggcctcgcCTCCTCCCGGTAACCCCCCGCCTGCCTGGTACCTGCAGCGGGCTGTAGATCTCGGGCCGCACCGGGTGGTAGGAGCTGGCAATGAGGGCTTTCCTGGCTGCCGACTCCTGCCCcagccgctgccgccgccgcacCTCCTGCTCAAGCTGGGGCGGCACAGCACCTGCTTACCAGGACGGGCCTCCCAGTCCCTCCAggccattgtacagatgaggaaaccaaggctgagGAAGGCCAGagcaggccaggctgggagcCAAGTCTCCCCATGCTTCTGACTCTGGTGGGTTGACTGCAGGTGCCAAGCTGCTGGCTGAAGGGGACTCCTTCCAAAGGGGGCCCACCCCACTCTGGGCTGCACCAGCCTCAGCCAGGCTGGGATGAGGACCCCTCAGGTGCACCTCAGCCAGCTGGAGCCActcagggagggggacagagtcCCAGCCAAGTCTGTGCCCCAGCAGCTGCAGAGGCCTCGCCGGGAGCTTCCACCACTAACCCACTAgtgagggaggagcagggcacAGGGAGCATCCCCAGTGCCACCGAGAGAGGGTCAGGGGAGGGACGGCCGGGAGCCTGGCGACCCTGTGGGACCTCAGCCCCAGCTGCTGGGAAACCTGGAGCAAGCGACTCCCCTCTCTGAGTCTAATGTTTCCATCTCAAAAGGGCGTGAAGTAGACAGCTTggcattttcctttttcctggtgCCAGGCCTCAGGTCAGCCCCAGCCGGTGAGTGGACACAGGAAAGGGGAAAGGCGGGTTTAGGGGCCCTCCAGGGATCTGGGCTTGGCAGGCCTGAGGCCGGGTGACCCCCTCAAACTGCTGACACGCATGTAGAAAGGAAGATCTAGGCTGGGAGTGTGGGGGTGTTGGGGGGTGTGGAGTGTTACCTCTTCTAACAGCTGCTGGAAGTCCTTGGGGCTGACGCAGCCTCGGCTGCGCAGGATCTGGGGGCAGAAAGGTCAGTGAGCGCGACGGTACGACGGTGTGACTCTGAGCAAAtcacttaacatctctgagccaCGCTTTCCCCGCCTACGACGGAGAGGAGAGCCCCGGCCTCACAGCGTCCTGGTGAGGATGAAATGCGATAAGCGCTCCACCCAGAGCTGGGCTCCCGGCTGCTCTGCCAACACCGAGCCAGGCCCTGCCGTGAGCACTGCGCGTACACGTCAGTCTACCCACTCCTCACGACAGCCCCACGAAGGAGGTGCTGTCATCCCCCGTTTAAGGGGAGACA
The genomic region above belongs to Phyllostomus discolor isolate MPI-MPIP mPhyDis1 chromosome 13, mPhyDis1.pri.v3, whole genome shotgun sequence and contains:
- the ARL6IP4 gene encoding ADP-ribosylation factor-like protein 6-interacting protein 4 isoform X1 → MAHSGSRKRSRSRSRSRGRGSEKRRKKSSKDARKSCSASRSQGRKASTTSSGAEALPSPCVTERSKHKARRRARSSSSSSSSSSSSSSSSSSSSSSSSDGRRKGKHKDKKRKKKKRKKKLKKKGKEKAKVQQPEALPGPSLDQWHRSAGEEEDGPVLTDEQKSRIQAMKPMTKEEWDARQSVIRKVVDPETGRTRLIKGDGEVLEEIVTKERHREINKQATRGDGLAFQMRAGLLP
- the ARL6IP4 gene encoding ADP-ribosylation factor-like protein 6-interacting protein 4 isoform X2, with the protein product MAHSGSRKRSRSRSRSRGRGSEKRRKKSSKDARKSCSASRSQGRKASTTSSGAEERSKHKARRRARSSSSSSSSSSSSSSSSSSSSSSSSDGRRKGKHKDKKRKKKKRKKKLKKKGKEKAKVQQPEALPGPSLDQWHRSAGEEEDGPVLTDEQKSRIQAMKPMTKEEWDARQSVIRKVVDPETGRTRLIKGDGEVLEEIVTKERHREINKQATRGDGLAFQMRAGLLP
- the OGFOD2 gene encoding 2-oxoglutarate and iron-dependent oxygenase domain-containing protein 2 isoform X2; the encoded protein is MATAGASRRFCRCACFCSENLYVARYGLHVRFRGEEQLRQDYGPILRSRGCVSPKDFQQLLEELEQEVRRRQRLGQESAARKALIASSYHPVRPEIYSPLQDAALAPEFLAAAEYSTLPGANLEGLLQRLETVSEEKRIYRLPVFTAPFCQALLEELEHFEQSDLPKGRPNTMNNYGVLLHELGLDEPLVTPLRERFLRPLMALLYPDCGGAWLDSHRAFVVKYAPGQDRELGCHYDNAELTINVALGKAFTGGALYFGGFFQGPPALVKPLEVEHAVGRGVLHRGGQLHGARPLGTGERWNLVVWLRASAVRNRLCPMCCRKPDLVDDEGFGDGFTREEPATVDVCALT
- the OGFOD2 gene encoding 2-oxoglutarate and iron-dependent oxygenase domain-containing protein 2 isoform X1, which produces MATAGASRRFCRCACFCSENLYVARYGLHVRFRGEEQLRQDYGPILRSRGCVSPKDFQQLLEELEQEVRRRQRLGQESAARKALIASSYHPVRPEIYSPLQDAALAPEFLAAAEYSTLPGANLEGLLQRLETVSEEKRIYRLPVFTAPFCQALLEELEHFEQSDLPKGRPNTMNNYGVLLHELGLDEPLVTPLRERFLRPLMALLYPDCGGAWLDSHRAFVVKYAPGQDRELGCHYDNAELTINVALGKAFTGGALYFGGFFQVSVCGPPGRAWGSQQCPGLSLVVRRGLQLWSSPWRWSTLWAGASCTGAASCTGPGPWAPASDGTSSSGSGPPPCATASAPCAAASPTWWTTRASATASPERSPPPWTCAH